From the genome of Kluyveromyces lactis strain NRRL Y-1140 chromosome F complete sequence:
CATGGTGTTCATATGATTTTAAGAGAAGCTCATCCTCCTCTGGTGTCCATTTACCTTTCTTCAATACAGGATCTAAAGAACTAGTCCATCTCTTTTTCACATCCGTCGCTTTCTTATTATCCAATTCGAATTGCTTGGCAAGCTGATCCCAGGGAATTTTTTTGACAACATTACTAGATTGCTGAATTGTTTTAATAGATTTGATACCATCCGGATATCCCAAATTTACTAACGATTCGTTAACCAATTTTCTAAGCagatcatcttcttctttggtcCATATTTTCCTCATCTTTCTTCTAAACGTTTGATACCCTAAAGATTCTGAAACCTCAAGAGCATTGACTGGTTCCTTCTTAACTCTCTTCCTCAAATTGCTCATATGCTCCTCTGACATATCACCCGAATCGTCACTCACACTGCTAGCTACAGTTCCTTTCTCACTCGACGATTCATTCATATTCCAGTCAAAATAGATACTTGATCCAAGATACTGATTTCTTGATAGAAAAGTCAAAAAATTAGACTGAAATCAAGTTTATTAATTAACACCAATTTTACTACTTCTCAACCAATGTTTTTGAGATTGTTCAAAACTTTATAGCAAGTGTATCTCGATATTTCCGTTATGACTGTTAGTACAATCAATAGATGACGATAACgataaacttctttttgtttctgttaatgatattttgggTTGAAAACCAAGTTGTAATTTAATACAGCTCTGAAACTGTCTACACAGCCTTGTATCTGCTGTGATATAGGCGCTGTATTCACCGTTTTCACTTCGCTTGATAGATACCCTGAGAGATACTCTACATAGTTATGATGTCAAATTTGAGTAATCTTAGTCTGgcaaatttctttattttctttttcaggCAGAAGGGCCCTGGCAGAAATTTTGTGCACGTGATAgtatccgggtaatgtTTAAATAAGTATACATTTCTCAACATGGATTGCATCTCTGTCGAAAAGCTGCTTTCAATTATCAACAATAATAACTTCAGGAACGAAGAAACGAGGTAATATATGGTAACTTACAGGCTACATGGCAGCTGAAATACTAGTTTTGAGTGTTAGTTTAATTATTGTAACCGAATCATTTGTTAAATTCTAACTTTCACCACTTATATGAAACTGGCGTAGAAATAATGACGGTATCGTATCATCGAAAAGGGTTTGATGACATTAGTGATTATTCCAGATCAACGGTGATAACTGCAGATGTCTCTTCTAAACCATACTATTTCGACCGGAAAGGTATCAAAGATAGTTTAAATTCTGGTAATGAAGCACGTGATAGAGGTAGCGAAAGTAGGTGGAAATCGTTGGGATATAATACTGTCCTTTCAACTCTTTTTGATTCAGCAAAGACATGGTTTTCCTGGATTGATCCTTTGGAGCAAGAAAATGGGAAAGATCGTACCATTTCCAACACTACTGGAGCAAATTACGACAGTTTGAAAAGAGGAGTTGATGAGGAGTCGACTCCGAGAAAGAAAATTCATTTAGACTCACTGCTCCAAGAGAAGGAGCATTTAAGGGAACAGTTACAACATTCAATTACTCCAACGAAAGAAGTGTTGAAGTTACCTAAGGATCCTTTCCATTGGGATAATActaatgaagaaaactaTACAGAATCCTCACCTACAAGAGTACAATATGGAACTAGACTCTATAGAAAACTCAAGCATAAGAACCAGCAACAGCAGTCCACTGCATTAATTGCTAAACCGTCCGATGAAGTATCATATTTAAAAAATTTATTCAACGGAGAATATCATGTACCGATTGAGATGCAAAAGGAAAGGGAAAATCAGCTCAAACTTCTTTCAAGAGATAACAGCCACAGCAGCAATGCCAGTACAAACAGTAGTAATAACAACATTGTAAGGCTTACAGAAAGGATTAAGGCTttaattttggaaaacagGAAATCAATAGGCCCAAGTACCGAAAGAGGATCTACAACTGATGACATAGTCATAATAAGAGAGCACAAGCTTGATCCATTAGAagagaaaaggaaacagatCTACAATCAGACGTTGAAATTTGATCGTTCTCTCCttacttttgaagaagagttCAAAAGCTATTCTCAGttgattgaagaaagaaggaaactAGTAGAGCAAGTGAGGAAAACCGCCAAACCACAAAAACTGATACCTGATCTATCAACTGAAGATTTATCGGAAGTGAAAGCAACTTTCAATAGGTCTGATAACGCTGTTCTTTCATCCAAGTATATGTTGGAAGTAACTGTGCGAGATTTCAAGACATTAGCCCCTAGAAGGTGGTTGAATGACACAATCATTGAGTTTTTCATGAAGTATATCGAACAAAACACTGCCAAAACTGTTGCATTTAactcatttttttattctaCTTTAGCTGACAGAGGCTATCAAGGTGTAAGAAGAtggatgaaaagaaagaaggtTGATATTTTAGATCTTAATAAGATCTTCGTTCCtatcaatttgaatgattctCATTGGACATTGGGTATAATAGAAATGAAGCAACACAAAATTTATTATCTtgattctctttcttctggaaTGAATTCGGTCAGTTTCCTAATTATGAAAAATCTCCAGTCTTATGTGATGGAAGAAAGCAAACAAAAGCTTGGTGAGGATTTCGAACTTTGCCATATTGCTTGTCCACAGCAGCCAAACGGATTTGACTGCGGCATATATGTTTGTCTGAATACACTTTATATGAGCAAGGATTACACTTTGAGCTTTGATTCTAAAGATGCAGCAAACATGAGAAATTACATAGGTCATTTAATATTAAGTAAATAGAATTAAACTCTTTTCGTTGACGAATACTAAAATTTGCTATTCTTACCACTTGTTTCAGACTATTTCAAACgttgaaatgaaatcatcTTGTAGACTTCGCAACTCTTCAATGTCAATTGTTTTTTCATGATTACAAAACGCTTTGAGTTTTTGTACTAAATAATAAACCTGTTTGATTTGGGTAGTTTGACATGCATTATCACAAGAATCTTCCTTTGCAATGATtttcaaaccttttcttttgctaGCTCGAAGTAATTCCGATATTTTGTATGCTTCCAACataattctttcactgAAAATTCGTTTACAAATCATCATACCGTATCCTTCTATCTCTTCTGATTCTGTGGAGGctttatatttcattttgaGATGTGATTCCTGATCAATCTCAGTTTTCATCTCAAGATGTAAAACACGAGGCTTTGGTGCCAATATTTTAGGAATATCTCTGAAATGTGTCGATAGAAATACAGTAGCATTTTTGGAAAGGAGATATTCCGATATAGCCAAAGCTATAGAGAACCCATCTGCGATGCTTGAGCCACGTCCTAATTCATCTAGGATCATAAGAGTCTTATCTGTTatatcatcaatgaaatatgCCATGTCTTTCATTTCTGCTGAGAAAGTGGATGAATACGCCTCTATGTCATCATTACAGACACGGGCATGAAGCTTCTGATATAGGGGGAAAGATGCAGAAGTACAGGGCACAGGGCATCCTATCTGCGCCAAAATTGTAAGCATAGCAACTTGTTTCAAGTATATTGATTTTCCGCTCATGTTACAACCTGTTACTATCTGAAACGAAGAGAGATTGGGTATTGCCTCTACATCATTCGCTACAAAGTTGGTTAGTGTATTTTCTAAAATTGGATGGCGAGCTCCACTAAGTGATAAATGATTACCAAACGATGCTAAAATCCAGTTATTCTCTAAACCCGTTGTTGCAAGAGAACACAAAAGGTCTAGAACTGATATAGCCTCAGATATCATAAAAAGTGTTGCGATATGAGAAGAAATATTGGATAAAAGTTCACTCACGGTTTGTTCACTCAAAGCTATCATCTCACAAGTAAGCTCAGAGAGCCTTGtattcattttcattaagTTCAATGTGGTAAATTCATACGCAGTTTTCTTCGTAACACGATTGATAAAGCAGGAGTCTAAATCAGAGAGCTGGTTaatgtctttcttttttagTTTCAAGTAAAACTGCCGATTAACATCATGTCCATGGCTGAAATTCAATCCAAATTTATCTCTGAGGGAGTCCACTTCTCTCATAATATCATCTGTTAAAGATTTATACAATTGCCTGAGCACGTCAAGAAGACCGTTTGAACCTCTCTTAATAGCGTACGCTTTCTGGTTTTGTAGATCGATAGGTGTAGAAGCCCAACGTGTATCTTCATTGAGATATCgattgatcaaatcaaagatGCTGCTAATATCATCTGAACTAAATATTGCCATGATTTCTGACAACAATTTGCTTTCAAATTTGCTTTCTTCGAAAAGTCTCTTAAGCGTTGTTGCACTCTCAATggattctttcaacaatatgACATAATTGAGCTTTTGATCAGGAAGAATGACGGTGTGATTGAACGAGAGAAGTTTAGAGAAAAGAGCATCCAGGTCATGAAGAACTTTTAGCTCCATCCTAAAGGAATTTAAAAAATCTGGGTTGTTCTGTAGTTCCTGTACAGCAGAAACTCTAAGCTTTAACGAATTAATATCAGTTAAAGGTTGAAGTATATCATTCCTAAGCGCTCTATGTCCCATTTTAGTCACTGTTTTGTCAATTACTTTTAATAGTGTCATTCCATTTGATTCTAGAGTGTTTTCTATTAATTCTAAAGATTGAACTGTTTTCATATCAATCAACATGGTATTGTCACCATTATCAATTCTAACTCTGAAGTTGCTAAACTTTAAAGCTAAATCAGCTTCAGCTATTTGTGTCATGTAGTTGCTAGCCGCAGATACTGCCATAAGACAAAACTCTTTACCGATTAATTGTTCCGCGAAAGGTACAGGAGACTTGTTTGTACCAAGTAAGGCGAActtttcaagaacttctAATCCCTCTTGAGGATTGTAAACTTTCGTGGCCGCCTCGCATATCTTTACATTGTCGGAAATATTGCATTTGACTATAGTCGACAACTTTGAAACTTTTCCCGACAATGAATGCGATGGAATGAGGATTTCAGTGGGTTGACAGACGTATATTTTGTTTAAAGTTTTAATAAAGACTTGAGTATCAATGAATTCTGAAACGTGCATTTCCGCAGTTGAATAATTTACCACGCAAATTCCAACTCGTGTATCTGCATTTTTCCCAGACTCGAATATGCTAAATATTGTCCTGTCAGGCCCTACAACAAGTCCAGAGGTAGTTGTAGTaatctttttatttcttgaCGTATACCTTGACTCAGATTTGGATTGCCTAGTTTGCATTGATTTTCTGATTGGCAAAGAACAATCCCTTTCCTGCtgatgatttgataatTCAAAAATAGTTGGCTGCCTATCGACTTTACGTTTCTTAGATGTTGAGTGCCTGCTAACCCTTGAATTATTTTGAGATTGATTATCCGATGTAGTGGTTCCGACGGAAGAAGTGCCTTCGACCGAAGACGATTCAAAAGCCCACTTTGCGAAAGATGTAACATTACCAGATGTTGTCGCTGTGTTGTTCATTCTTTAATGGTTAGATTATTTAGCTCAAGTGCTATTTCCTCCGTGACCTCTTTCAATAcctcttcctctttcgTGTTGATCTTCTCCTGTTGTTCAGGTTCAGGTTTATTTATATGAACCtttgttttcgttttcGATTCCGGCTTAAATTGTTTGCCGCTGAggttttccaaatcttcGAGCCAGCACAACTCTTGGGCAAGCAAAAAGGCTGCATAATCTGCAGAGCCCTTGAATATCAGATCAGTATCTTGGCGTGAGGTCTTGAAATCACCAACTATCTCACGGTTCAGTAGCACCCTAAGCCACGAATTCGGTGCCTCCATGGGTAACGATGCAAACGGGTACACAGTTAAGGACGTACCACAGACAATACAAACTGTTTTTTCCTTCGTAGAGCTATCCAAATCCCACGTATCGAAGAACTCGGTAGGTAACCCTTCACCGAAGAATACAATCTTCGGTTTAATCAACCCGCCACATCCATCACAAGTAGCATAATTTCCGCCGTCCTCATCGGTTTCTTGTTCGTTTAATAGTAatttattttgaaaagCTTCCTTTGGGAATTCTTTACCACAGTCAATGCAATGGTTTGACGCAAATGATCCGTGTGCTTCTATAATGAATTCATCGCTGATATTTGCTTCTCTTTCCAAAGTATCTATATTCTGGGTATATATTCTTTTTAACCGGTTTTTGCTCTCGAATagtttcatcaaataaTGGAACGGAGACGGCTTGAAATTACCAGGATACAACTCCTTTGCAAGAGTATAAAACGGTTTGGGATTCTGTTCGAAGTATTCTATATCGAATACAGCTTCAGCATAAGGAAGATTCAGTTTTGATAAGTTATGGTAAAGCCCTGTTTCTGGAGATCTGAAATCGGGAATTCCACTAGAAGTTGATATTCCAGCCCCAACCATGAATATAACTTTCACATCAGGATTATCCTGGAGGTATTTGGCTAACTTTTTAATAGCCTTCGGTATTTCAGCAGACATAGGGATGGGCAATATGGCACCGCGAAACGAAAGCTGGATCTATAAAAATCgaaccaaaaaaaacacTAAAAAAGAGGTTCAAGTAGTAATTACTGAGGTAGTATACCCTAGTAGGTTTGTATGACCAGATATACGACGATATGTGGGAGGTTCACCTTATGAAGCTGATTAATAGATGAATATCCGGTATATAGTATGGATAAAGAATATAATTAACTTACCTTCCTTTTCATGGTGGAGCagagtgaaaaaaaaatcaaaaaagaaaacgacCCCGGAGAGGATTGAACTCTCGATCTTGCGATTAACAGTCGCACGCCTTAACCAGCTTGGCCACGGAGTCACGTTTCTGGTGTTTCCGATTTCCTGTCCAACCATACTCGGGTAACAACCGGCTTCACCATGGTATTACTCATAATTCCACTTTCATGCCATCCTGTTGCAAGCAGGCCACATTCTTCTTAGGCTGTTTCAATGCAACCACAACAAAACAATACACACATTACTAATACCTTCTATTTAACACTTGAATGGCTGCCTCTCTTAATACAGCCATCTCTATCTATTCTCACGAACTTGCGGTCTTTTGGTGGGcattttttcctctttcgcCCCGATAGCATTCTCAACCCAAGAATTCCCAGGAATTCCCTGGGAATCCCGAGCATTAGCGTGACTTACCGCGATAGTGAACGGCCATATTCTTGTAGCAAAGGTTATGTAGCCCTACTACAAGTACATGTGAGGTATGGGTTCTGCTATCTATCCTATTCCCGATGCCCTCTTCGAAACTGCCCATGTCATTAGAGTATTCTTTCTCACGCTCAATGAAGTATCGATTCATCCTACAAAGCACCATAGTATACCATCTTAGGTTATGTGTCATTTTCACTAGTAGAATCTGATTTGGAGAAAAGGGAAGGTGGAAATTGGAAAACTGAATAGAGACGTTTTGGCTGCCTGTTCTAAGTTTTGGCTATATAACTTTGGAGTCAATAAGGTGAAGTTGTGAAGCTGTTAAGTTAGGACGTTTCAAATGCTGAAGGACTCAGTTATCTCAGCGTATGGTATTACATCTTTCCCAATAGCAAGCTTAATGATACCTGTAGCTGTCAAGAGAATCAAAGACGTCGGTTTATAGCAGGATATATTATTAGAGTGTGTTGAAGAATGAGTTTTTCTACGGGCTCTTCTTCGAAGAGTACCTCATCGGTAGTGGTTGTTGATGTTCCAAAGCCATTCATTCAGGAAGATGATCACACGAACAGCGAGAATGTAGTACCATTTGATCAGTCTGTGATAGAGTGTCGAGATGCTAACAATGAGGAACAGGAAGCTGGTGGGTTCATTTCAAGAGTTTCTACTAAATTGGAGAATTATCACAAAGAGTCCGTTCTATTGAATCAGGAAAATATAGAACTTCCAGTCTACGATAACGACTTATTTGATCCTTTGTCCAGAGCTGCTACACAGGATGTTGTTTCTAGGCGAAATACCTGTCGTAAGGATTCTGTAGAGGGAAGTATAccagaaattgaagatgatgggTTATACAATGCGGATGATATTATAGATCCTCCGCCAGATGGTGGATATGGATGGATTTGCTGTGCATGTGTTGTGGTAATGAATTTCTGTACATGGGGACCTAATACGTGTTATGGTGTGTTTCTATCGTACTATTTGTCTTCGAATTATTTTCCCAATGCAACTCCGACCGATTTTGCAGTCATCGGAGGTTTGATGCTTGGGTTGACTTTGTTCCTTTTGCCATTGTCTGCCATGTGTATGAACAAATTCGGTTACAGACCTGTTATGTTAGTCGGCGTATTACTACAGTTCACATCGTTcatatcttcttctttcgTTACGACCATTGGGGAGCTTTATTTCACGTATGGTATTCTATTGGGTTTTGCGAATGGGTTTATATTTGGTTGTAACTCAGTGGTTATTCCAGGTTggtttttgaagaaaagagcGTTTGCAAACGGTCTTACCCATATTGGAGTTGGATTAGGTGGGTTAGTCTTAACGTTTGCTGTGCATGCTATTATGGAGAAAACGGGATCTCACAAATGGCCAATGAGATTTTTGGGGATCATGGTCTTGGTATTCAATACTATCGCAGCTCTGATTGTTAAAATCAGAGTCCCACGTAACCCTCCACCACAGAAATCTTCTCTgcaattgttgaaagatgtctatgatttcaatgtttaCAAATTAACTCCCTTGCAGTATTGTACGCTATGGTCCACTATGACCAATATTGGATACGTTATCCTActattttcattatcaaactATGCATTGTCCATCGGATTGAATTCTCAGCAGGCTACTGTGACGTTAGCACTATTTAACGGGGCACAGATCATTGGACGGCCAGCTATGGGATATTTCTCTGAAAAAATTGGTCGTGTCAATTGTACATCGATCTGTATGTTTTACACAATCCTTCTTTTAGGCCCATATTGGTTCAACGTCGATAGCTATTCAGCCATACTCGGCTTCACATTTTTATTAGGTTTGGCAGCAGGTGTTTCATCCGTTAATGTCATCCCATTGATTGCCGATGTTACTGGTATGGCTCATTTCCCAGCTGGATTAGGTTACAATAACATTTGGAATGGGTCCACTGCAGTGGTAGCAGAAATTTTTGCATTAAAATTGAGAGATTATTCGTTACCACAACCATACCTCCATTGTCAGATATTTGTCTTAGTCATGTACTTTGTGGGTCTGTTGGCATTAATCCCTTATCGCGAGTGGAAGGTAAGAAGAATGTTGAATGCACGGATATCCGGTAAGAACGTCGATGATAAGATTCGATTGAAGTGGCATAGAGTACTAGAGCCCGGTGTATTGAACTATTTCAAACGTGCATTTTATCTAGTAAGATGCTGATGGCCGTTTGTAGCTAActtaaaaataaaacaatcTCCTGCATGTTGTAACATCTGCTGTTGTTACAAAATTACTCTTACTTAATAATTAAATAATTTCCGATCAGTATTAATTAATACACTGCATTTCAGACAATAATTATCATAGATTGTTGATAACATAGCAGTATATGGTGCTGGCAGTTCCGCATAGCACAAGTATACATGCATCCTCATTGCAAATTACCTCAAAAGAGGAGAATTCCTTCAATGGGGTATCAGACGGTAGTATGACAATATCTTTGGAAGTTTCGTCTTCATTTAACTGCCAATTGTTTTGAGTATCTCTACTAAATCTTaaggatttgatttgaaatgtGAAACTCGTTAATAGAGCAACATAGAAAGAGCCATTTTCGTTAATCCACTGAGCTTTTATTATCGCATCATCGCACTCTATAACACTTACTCTTGAATTGCTGACCGCGTCCCAAAAAATACAATCACCATCAATGGAgtaagagaagaaaagatcatCAATGCCAGCACAAGCGACCATACCAGTAATTGGACCTTCGTGGAATAGAGAAGCATCATCCACATTTGAGGTGAAGTTTGGTATGAAACCATTGTTTCCTTCACTAATTTTGTAACACCCTTTGTTATCACCTTTTAGAGGTAATTGACACACTTTGTAAATAAAGCCATCCTCGCAACCAAGATATATGGAAGAAGGATCAGATGGCAGCAGTAGCATACTAATTATGCTCAGTTCGTCATAAAGCGACATTATCAATAGGTGTTGGTAATACTTGTTATCTTTTTTAGTCTGTTCAGTAGAATATGATAAGTCCGTCCTTGGGATAGGAATAATTTTGACATCGTCATCCTCTTTTAATGATAAATCTAAGGTTGATATCAGCTTAAGTTGGCCATTGGTGCTGGCCGCCAGGATGCTATGGTCATTGAATTTTGGAATTATAATTGAAAGTACCGGATAGTGATGATAATTAGTGGAAAcaatatttctttccacCTGAAAGCtattatttattttgaCTGTTCGCAGTTCATATAAGATGAGTTTTCCTGTATAGCAAGAAAGAACGACGGAGGTAATCTTAGAATTAGGATTATCAATAAACTTGCTCCGTACAACATTCTGACCTTGGAATAAAACTGTATCAAGTACCTCACCAGAAGAGACGTGTGTGATTTGAACTAAAGAGCTTTTCACGTATTTGGTTACAAGATGAATCACAGTAACCAGTAAATTATCTAAGACGTCACTGGAAATGACCCTTGCTTCAGAAGTTGAATCAATGGCAActtttggtgaaattgataaATACATGCTTATTTTCCCATCACCAGCGATTTGATGAGAAGATGACTTGAGCGCAGCCGCTTCTATAGTCTCCTGTAGTGAaaatgtttctttcttcaacgttGCGTAGTCTTCCGCTGAAACGACATTTCCGAAATCAAACACatccttttcaacaacttcTTTATCCTCCTTGGTCTCTGTAATATCTGAAGTCGATGCTTGCTGTTCTATAAGATCTTGGGAAGGTAGATGTCCATCTTCCATAATTTCATGTTTCCCGTCATATTCATCTGTCTGTATTCCGATATCATATGTTATCACAGCCTCCTTAACAGCGCTCAATTCAAACTCATTTACATCATCTGTTTGCACTGAGATCTCAACAGTttttacttctttcttgacTTCAGATTCGTTGTTATTTATGGAATTGGTGATATGGGAAATGAACGGAAGGGTACAATCTGCTATCTCTTCATGTTTCgaatcaatttttttcctttgcaGCTGAAGAGCCTCTATTTTCTGCTTCATCAACTGTAAGCGCTCATTCTTGTCCATATTTCTGGGTATATTCCCCCTGAGGTTGGTGTTGCTGATGAGCGCTTCTTCACTGACGCGTTTTATCTTGCTTCATGTATGGATTTGTTAAGCGtaaacaaaagatgataaatAAGATTTGAGTATTATCAAAAATACGATGTTACAGTAAGTTGGATGAATTTCACAATAGGTTGGAGGATAACACATTGCAAGTAAGTCCTTCTTGTCTGAATACACCTTTACAGCAATTATAAAAGCCACCCCGGTGTACTATCCGAACACTTCCTCCGCTTTGAGTCCTGGTGGTAGgatcatatttctttaGTACAATGAGCATTGATATTGACGACATTCTAGCTGAGCTGGATAGGGACACTACAGCTGTTGAACAAAATGCTTCTTCATACCCAGACCAAAGCGATCGAACTCAAGGCAATGATGTCTCTCAGATAAGACCAGCAGATAAGGCGGTTGACCCTGTGGCTCCCACACAGTTTAACAAAATTGACGACTATCAAAAGCTAATTACACATTGGAAGAATGAACGTATGAGTCCGGAGCTGCTTCCATATCCACATCATCTCATGACTAGGACATTAATAAggattcaagaaagaattgaactAATAGAAACACTATCAATGGGATACTTAGAAGATAATCAAGAGTTAACTGTCGATTCAAAGCTACCACTTTTATGCATGGAAGCAGAACTTGAGAGATTGAAGTTCCTAGTTCGATCTTTCATCAGATGCCGGTTAAGCAAAATTGACAAATACAGCATTTACCTAAGACAACAATCCGAACTACCCAATAATGCGG
Proteins encoded in this window:
- the PAC11 gene encoding dynein intermediate chain (weakly similar to uniprot|P40960 Saccharomyces cerevisiae YDR488C PAC11 Dynein intermediate chain acts in the cytoplasmic dynein pathway forms cortical cytoplasmic microtubule capture site with Num1p null mutant is defective in nuclear migration essential in the absence of CIN8); its protein translation is MDKNERLQLMKQKIEALQLQRKKIDSKHEEIADCTLPFISHITNSINNNESEVKKEVKTVEISVQTDDVNEFELSAVKEAVITYDIGIQTDEYDGKHEIMEDGHLPSQDLIEQQASTSDITETKEDKEVVEKDVFDFGNVVSAEDYATLKKETFSLQETIEAAALKSSSHQIAGDGKISMYLSISPKVAIDSTSEARVISSDVLDNLLVTVIHLVTKYVKSSLVQITHVSSGEVLDTVLFQGQNVVRSKFIDNPNSKITSVVLSCYTGKLILYELRTVKINNSFQVERNIVSTNYHHYPVLSIIIPKFNDHSILAASTNGQLKLISTLDLSLKEDDDVKIIPIPRTDLSYSTEQTKKDNKYYQHLLIMSLYDELSIISMLLLPSDPSSIYLGCEDGFIYKVCQLPLKGDNKGCYKISEGNNGFIPNFTSNVDDASLFHEGPITGMVACAGIDDLFFSYSIDGDCIFWDAVSNSRVSVIECDDAIIKAQWINENGSFYVALLTSFTFQIKSLRFSRDTQNNWQLNEDETSKDIVILPSDTPLKEFSSFEVICNEDACILVLCGTASTIYCYVINNL
- the SLD5 gene encoding DNA replication protein SLD5 (similar to uniprot|Q6Q558 Saccharomyces cerevisiae YDR489W SLD5 Subunit of the GINS complex (Sld5p Psf1p Psf2p Psf3p) which binds to DNA replication origins and facilitates assembly of the DNA replication machinery), yielding MSIDIDDILAELDRDTTAVEQNASSYPDQSDRTQGNDVSQIRPADKAVDPVAPTQFNKIDDYQKLITHWKNERMSPELLPYPHHLMTRTLIRIQERIELIETLSMGYLEDNQELTVDSKLPLLCMEAELERLKFLVRSFIRCRLSKIDKYSIYLRQQSELPNNAGLSRLDLLMSKEEVKYHMKHSDILLKLFNNAVLKHLPEELQAVNDTEGSISMIDEPDWNKTVFILVCGGVVDESGIDSKLTTDDDGKHCYSVIIEDLNEEIYLLIGAVYVIRYSVIRDLMTEGRVVLI